In Escherichia ruysiae, a genomic segment contains:
- the purE gene encoding 5-(carboxyamino)imidazole ribonucleotide mutase — protein sequence MSSRNNPARVAIVMGSKSDWATMQFAAEIFEILNVPHHVEVVSAHRTPDKLFSFAESAEENGYQVIIAGAGGAAHLPGMIAAKTLVPVLGVPVQSAALSGVDSLYSIVQMPRGIPVGTLAIGKAGAANAALLAAQILATHDKELHQRLNDWRKAQTDEVLENPDPRGAA from the coding sequence ATGTCTTCCCGCAATAATCCGGCGCGTGTCGCCATAGTGATGGGGTCCAAAAGCGACTGGGCTACCATGCAGTTCGCCGCCGAAATCTTCGAAATCCTGAATGTCCCGCACCACGTTGAAGTGGTTTCTGCTCACCGCACCCCCGATAAACTGTTCAGCTTTGCCGAAAGCGCCGAAGAGAATGGTTATCAGGTGATTATTGCGGGCGCGGGCGGCGCAGCGCATCTGCCAGGCATGATTGCCGCCAAAACGCTGGTGCCGGTGCTGGGCGTGCCAGTACAGAGCGCCGCACTGAGCGGTGTCGATAGCCTCTACTCCATCGTACAAATGCCGCGTGGCATTCCGGTGGGTACGCTGGCGATTGGTAAAGCGGGCGCGGCAAACGCGGCGTTGCTGGCAGCACAAATTCTTGCGACTCATGATAAAGAACTGCACCAGCGTCTGAATGACTGGCGCAAAGCTCAGACCGACGAAGTGCTGGAAAACCCGGATCCGCGAGGTGCGGCATGA
- the lpxH gene encoding UDP-2,3-diacylglucosamine diphosphatase, which yields MATLFIADLHLCVEEPAITAGFLRFLAGEASKADALYILGDLFEAWIGDDDPNPLHRQMAAAIKAVSDSGVPCYFIHGNRDFLLGKRFARESGMTLLPQEKVLELYGRRVLIMHGDTLCTDDAGYQAFRAKVHKPWLQTLFLTLPLFVRKRIAARMRANSKEANSSKSLAIMDVNQNAVVSAMEKHQVQWLIHGHTHRPAVHEFIANQQPAFRVVLGAWHTEGSMVKVTADDVELIHFPF from the coding sequence GTGGCGACACTCTTTATTGCAGATCTTCATCTCTGCGTGGAAGAACCGGCGATCACCGCCGGTTTTCTGCGTTTTTTAGCGGGAGAAGCCAGCAAGGCCGACGCGCTGTATATTCTTGGCGATCTGTTTGAAGCATGGATTGGCGACGACGATCCCAACCCACTCCATCGCCAGATGGCGGCAGCAATCAAAGCGGTATCCGATTCCGGCGTTCCCTGTTATTTCATTCATGGCAACCGTGATTTTCTGCTCGGCAAACGCTTTGCCCGTGAAAGCGGCATGACGTTATTGCCGCAAGAAAAGGTGCTCGAACTTTATGGTCGTCGGGTGCTGATTATGCATGGCGACACGCTGTGCACCGATGATGCGGGTTATCAGGCTTTTCGCGCCAAAGTCCACAAACCGTGGCTACAAACGCTATTCCTCACCCTGCCGTTGTTTGTACGCAAACGCATTGCCGCGCGAATGCGCGCGAACAGTAAAGAAGCCAACAGCAGCAAATCGCTGGCGATCATGGACGTTAACCAAAACGCGGTGGTCAGTGCGATGGAAAAGCATCAGGTGCAATGGCTGATCCACGGGCATACCCATCGCCCGGCGGTGCATGAATTCATCGCCAATCAGCAACCTGCTTTCCGCGTCGTGCTGGGTGCCTGGCATACCGAAGGTTCGATGGTGAAAGTCACGGCGGATGACGTTGAGCTAATCCATTTCCCGTTTTAA
- the ppiB gene encoding peptidylprolyl isomerase B: protein MVTFHTNHGDIVIKTFDDKAPETVKNFLDYCREGFYNNTIFHRVINGFMIQGGGFEPGMKQKATKEPIKNEANNGLKNTRGTLAMARTQAPHSATAQFFINVVDNDFLNFSGESLQGWGYCVFAEVVEGMDVVDKIKGVATGRSGMHQDVPKEDVIIESVTVSE from the coding sequence ATGGTTACTTTCCACACCAATCACGGCGATATTGTCATCAAAACTTTTGACGATAAAGCACCTGAAACAGTTAAAAACTTCCTGGACTACTGCCGCGAAGGTTTTTACAACAACACCATTTTCCACCGTGTTATCAACGGTTTTATGATTCAGGGCGGCGGTTTTGAACCGGGCATGAAACAAAAAGCCACCAAAGAACCGATCAAAAACGAAGCCAACAACGGCCTGAAAAATACCCGTGGTACGCTGGCAATGGCCCGTACTCAGGCTCCGCACTCTGCAACTGCACAGTTCTTCATCAACGTGGTTGATAACGACTTCCTGAACTTCTCTGGCGAAAGCCTGCAAGGTTGGGGTTACTGCGTGTTTGCTGAAGTGGTTGAAGGCATGGACGTGGTAGACAAAATCAAAGGTGTTGCAACCGGTCGTAGCGGTATGCACCAGGACGTGCCAAAAGAAGACGTTATCATTGAAAGCGTGACCGTTAGCGAGTAA